A portion of the Edaphobacter lichenicola genome contains these proteins:
- the hemB gene encoding porphobilinogen synthase has protein sequence MNFPVTRLRRLRRTEAIRSLVRETHLHPGALIYPLFICPGEGVRKEISSMPGVFNLSIDEAVKEAESCASLGLGGLLLFGLPAEKDEQATGAWTDDGIVQQALRTIKKNRSLDSLVTIADVCLCEYTSHGHCGVVARDGDHFEIENDSSVALIAKTAASLAKAGADIVAPSDMMDGRVEAIREALDAGGYEQIPVMSYASKFASAFYGPFREAADSAPQFGDRRSYQMDGANLREALREIDQDIAEGADMLLMKPAMPYLDVIRAARERYDLPMGAYQVSGEYSMLHAAFQRGWLEPNRAMMESLLSIRRAGADFIVTYFAKDAAKTLR, from the coding sequence ATGAACTTCCCAGTTACACGTTTGCGCCGTCTGCGCCGAACCGAGGCGATACGGTCACTTGTTCGCGAAACCCATCTCCATCCTGGCGCACTGATCTATCCGCTGTTCATCTGCCCCGGCGAAGGAGTTCGCAAAGAGATCAGCTCGATGCCCGGCGTCTTCAACCTGTCGATTGACGAGGCCGTGAAGGAAGCGGAGTCCTGTGCCTCGCTGGGGTTAGGTGGACTGCTCCTGTTTGGTCTCCCTGCAGAAAAAGACGAGCAGGCAACGGGAGCGTGGACTGACGATGGGATTGTGCAGCAGGCGCTAAGAACAATAAAGAAGAATCGCAGCCTCGACTCCCTGGTGACGATTGCGGATGTTTGTCTATGCGAATACACATCGCACGGACACTGCGGTGTCGTTGCGCGGGATGGTGATCACTTCGAGATCGAGAATGATTCGAGCGTTGCACTGATTGCAAAAACTGCGGCGTCGCTCGCAAAAGCAGGTGCCGACATAGTCGCGCCCTCCGACATGATGGATGGTCGCGTAGAGGCAATCCGCGAAGCTCTCGATGCCGGTGGCTACGAACAGATTCCCGTGATGAGCTACGCCTCGAAGTTTGCATCGGCTTTTTACGGGCCGTTCCGCGAAGCGGCCGATTCGGCTCCGCAGTTTGGAGACCGTCGAAGTTACCAGATGGACGGCGCGAACCTACGCGAGGCTTTGCGCGAGATCGATCAGGACATCGCCGAAGGCGCTGACATGCTGCTGATGAAGCCTGCGATGCCTTATTTGGATGTTATTCGTGCAGCAAGGGAGCGATACGATCTGCCGATGGGCGCGTACCAGGTATCGGGTGAATACTCGATGCTTCACGCGGCGTTTCAGCGCGGATGGCTCGAGCCGAACCGGGCAATGATGGAGTCGCTGCTTTCAATTCGTCGGGCAGGCGCAGATTTCATCGTGACTTACTTCGCGAAGGACGCGGCGAAGACGCTAAGATAA
- the lipB gene encoding lipoyl(octanoyl) transferase LipB produces MHINLLHLGRVPYTEALAIQQQIISARKQNLVADTLLLLEHPPVLTLGRNARRSNVLASDGLLAQRGVELHEINRGGDVTYHGPGQLVGYPIIDLRGDLPGKKGPHLGPVDYVRLLEEVLIRTCGDFGVMTQRISKLTGVWTLPGGSIQEKKIAAIGVHVSQGVTSHGFALNVTTDLRDFEWIVPCGITDRQVTSLEMEADSDRQPTMESAINSVARNFGRIFERQILWCESIDQMLAAHA; encoded by the coding sequence ATGCATATCAACCTTCTCCATCTCGGACGCGTACCGTATACCGAAGCACTTGCGATTCAGCAGCAGATCATCTCAGCTCGAAAGCAGAATCTCGTGGCCGATACACTCCTGCTACTCGAACATCCACCCGTCCTGACACTCGGCCGCAACGCCCGCCGATCCAACGTCCTGGCCAGTGACGGTCTCCTGGCACAACGCGGAGTCGAGCTCCATGAGATTAACCGTGGTGGTGACGTGACCTACCACGGCCCGGGACAGCTCGTCGGATACCCCATCATCGATCTCCGAGGCGATCTACCCGGCAAAAAGGGCCCTCATCTCGGCCCAGTCGACTATGTTCGCTTGCTCGAAGAGGTGCTGATTCGCACCTGCGGAGACTTTGGCGTCATGACACAGAGAATCAGCAAACTGACTGGAGTCTGGACGTTGCCCGGTGGCAGTATCCAGGAGAAAAAAATCGCGGCAATCGGCGTCCATGTCTCACAGGGAGTTACCTCTCACGGATTCGCACTGAACGTAACTACTGATCTGCGTGACTTTGAATGGATCGTCCCGTGCGGCATCACCGATCGCCAGGTAACTAGTCTGGAGATGGAGGCCGATTCCGACCGCCAGCCGACAATGGAGTCAGCGATCAACTCCGTCGCACGAAACTTCGGCCGCATCTTTGAGCGGCAAATCCTCTGGTGTGAATCCATTGACCAGATGCTTGCAGCCCATGCGTAA
- the lpdA gene encoding dihydrolipoyl dehydrogenase yields MADTIYDLVVLGGGPAGYTCAIRASQYGLKAALIDANDRLGGTCLLWGCIPTKSMLFSAELWDHLKHADRYGIDVAAPKLNWKNVLARKDDVISRHTKGLDFLMKKNKINAIKGYGRLTGPAKDGVHTIEVKTADGKTDTIKAKKVVLATGSDARMLPGYTADTTILTNYEILKIDDAPKSLVVVGSGAVGVEFASIFKSFGAEVTILEALPRMVPAEDEDVSKELLRLFKKRGIDVHLGAKVDKFEKNKDGVLVHFTKADGTGDTKQAEKVLVAVGRAPRTYDVGLDKVKITPDRGFIVTNEWMETTEPGIYAIGDIVAGLPQLAHVGSMAGLVVAARIAGKYAKPVNRTRIPGCTYCDPQIASVGLTEAQAKEKGFQVKVGKFPFVGNSKATILDAHDGFVKVVSDAKHGEVLGVHIIGTTATEIIAEAVTAIELEATIEEMMFTIHAHPTVAEALLDGFSSVEGMAVNV; encoded by the coding sequence TTGGCAGATACGATTTATGACTTAGTAGTGCTTGGCGGCGGACCCGCCGGATATACCTGCGCGATTCGCGCCTCGCAATATGGCCTGAAGGCCGCGCTGATCGATGCGAACGACCGTCTCGGGGGGACGTGCCTGCTCTGGGGATGCATTCCGACCAAGTCGATGCTGTTTTCAGCCGAACTCTGGGATCACCTGAAGCATGCCGATCGTTACGGCATCGACGTCGCCGCGCCGAAGCTGAACTGGAAGAACGTACTGGCGCGTAAGGACGACGTAATTTCGCGCCACACTAAGGGTCTTGACTTCCTGATGAAGAAGAACAAGATCAATGCCATCAAGGGTTATGGCCGTCTCACCGGGCCTGCGAAGGATGGCGTCCACACCATCGAAGTAAAGACGGCAGATGGCAAAACCGACACCATCAAGGCAAAGAAAGTTGTACTGGCAACGGGCTCGGATGCACGGATGCTGCCGGGTTACACGGCGGATACGACCATTCTCACCAACTACGAGATCCTGAAGATCGACGATGCGCCGAAGTCTCTAGTTGTAGTGGGTTCGGGAGCGGTTGGAGTTGAGTTTGCCTCGATCTTCAAGAGCTTTGGCGCAGAGGTAACGATCCTTGAGGCGCTGCCGCGTATGGTCCCTGCAGAAGATGAGGACGTCAGCAAGGAGCTGTTGCGTCTCTTCAAAAAGCGCGGAATCGATGTGCATCTCGGAGCTAAGGTCGACAAATTCGAGAAGAACAAAGACGGTGTGCTGGTTCACTTCACAAAAGCCGATGGAACAGGCGATACCAAACAGGCAGAGAAGGTTCTGGTTGCGGTTGGTCGCGCACCGCGAACCTATGACGTCGGACTCGACAAGGTGAAGATCACGCCAGACCGTGGCTTTATTGTGACTAATGAATGGATGGAGACGACCGAGCCGGGCATCTACGCAATCGGCGACATCGTTGCAGGCCTTCCACAGTTGGCGCATGTTGGCAGCATGGCGGGTCTTGTTGTTGCCGCCAGAATCGCGGGCAAGTACGCCAAGCCGGTGAATCGGACACGCATTCCGGGCTGCACCTACTGCGACCCACAGATCGCAAGCGTTGGCCTCACCGAAGCCCAGGCGAAGGAAAAGGGTTTCCAGGTCAAGGTCGGAAAGTTCCCCTTCGTCGGTAACTCGAAGGCAACAATCCTCGACGCGCATGATGGCTTCGTAAAAGTTGTCTCAGACGCGAAGCATGGCGAAGTCCTGGGAGTTCATATCATTGGCACCACCGCGACAGAAATCATCGCAGAAGCCGTCACCGCAATCGAACTCGAAGCAACGATTGAAGAGATGATGTTCACCATCCACGCCCACCCGACGGTAGCCGAGGCCCTGCTTGACGGCTTCTCCAGCGTCGAGGGCATGGCGGTCAACGTCTAA